From Granulicella sp. WH15, the proteins below share one genomic window:
- a CDS encoding transglutaminase family protein — translation MLIRSEFAIDFHLPRACALVAMLRLHPSLDPRVRVPEVLAAEHVDSDTGEKTPIAVEEYLDRFGNRCSRFLAPEGGLRLTGGSVTEQESVPDPIHTAAVQHQVEELPTDVLEYLLSSRYCQVDALSQIAGEMFGHTTPGWARAIWIRDWVHDHVRFDYKTARPTKTALDVFTERVGVCRDFQHLAITMTRAMNIPARYVTGYLGDIRRPYSGAGDFSAWYEVFLDNRWWTMDARHNDSRMGRVLMATGRDATDVAITTSFGVADVTNFYVESYEVDEHLETVPLPGGGVRNQPWIRT, via the coding sequence ATGCTTATCCGCTCCGAGTTCGCTATCGACTTCCACCTCCCCCGCGCCTGCGCCCTGGTCGCCATGCTGCGGTTGCACCCGTCGCTCGATCCCCGCGTACGCGTGCCGGAGGTACTCGCCGCCGAACACGTCGATTCCGACACGGGCGAAAAGACGCCAATCGCAGTGGAAGAGTACCTCGACCGCTTTGGCAACCGCTGCTCCCGCTTCCTGGCCCCCGAGGGCGGCCTGCGGCTCACCGGCGGCAGCGTCACCGAGCAGGAGTCGGTCCCCGACCCCATCCACACCGCAGCCGTGCAGCACCAGGTCGAGGAACTCCCCACAGACGTCCTCGAGTACCTCCTCTCCAGCCGATACTGCCAGGTGGATGCGCTCTCGCAGATCGCGGGCGAGATGTTCGGCCACACCACACCCGGCTGGGCTCGCGCCATCTGGATCCGCGACTGGGTCCACGACCACGTCCGCTTCGACTACAAGACTGCCCGCCCCACCAAGACCGCGCTCGACGTCTTCACCGAGCGCGTCGGCGTCTGCCGCGACTTCCAGCACCTGGCCATCACCATGACCCGGGCCATGAACATCCCCGCCCGCTATGTGACGGGATACCTGGGCGACATCCGCCGCCCGTACAGTGGTGCCGGCGACTTCAGCGCCTGGTACGAGGTCTTTCTCGACAACCGCTGGTGGACCATGGACGCGCGCCACAACGACTCCCGCATGGGCCGCGTCCTGATGGCCACCGGCCGCGACGCCACCGACGTCGCCATCACCACCAGCTTTGGCGTAGCCGACGTCACCAACTTCTACGTCGAGAGCTACGAGGTGGACGAACATCTCGAGACCGTTCCCCTGCCCGGAGGAGGCGTACGCAACCAACCCTGGATTAGAACGTAG